From the genome of Amyelois transitella isolate CPQ chromosome 16, ilAmyTran1.1, whole genome shotgun sequence, one region includes:
- the LOC106143317 gene encoding importin-11, which yields MDPNIYAMVLETLNRATSQDTEVLKPAEKKLQEWEIEPGFYSVLLDVLSNHSIDVNVRWLAVMCFKNGVDRYWRRNAPNAITEEEKMKLRQGLLTTNILGEPVAQIATQQAVLISKIARFDCPTNWPSLVPDLVCALKAPQPLVQHRSLLIFHHVVKALASKRLIGDRRTFQELTHSVYAFILNLWHENTELFLRHIQEGAATGLITEHLEKALLCLRILRKLTVFGFKKANESQDAVAFLNVVYDRAKTSLECRKLLKGRGIYPLELCEKFIIHLTKVALGVLCFHPFSYVPLIRPSLEFALFYCFTEQGMSLIYERFTIQCLNIVKGILQCVEYKLPKGVDQISEPLTLQAHQVKMEVLDQNTVCHMCRHLVTHYFLLTSDDLALWDAEPESFAIDEAGESWKYSLRPCTEALFLELFQFRNVLAPELVRLLASLQQRPITPDDLPAILKKDAIYNAVRLAAFDLYDDVDFDEWFTNVLSQELKMKHNNYRIIRRRVCQLIGIWCGVRASQSLRPAMYEALIEPLTQPDEDPAVKLAAAEALRSTIDDFNFDVEQFAPYAPHAIAALYELLVESEECDTKMHVLHVVSYVMERCGAHVARGGGAGALCAHLPQLWQHAAGHNMLRAAVLSATVHLLKAIGECSPNVRPWIVSVVNESTRLSEPAHVYLLEDALELWLAILETSQAPDPPTLTLAENLCPILEQSTEHLRIVVYIMQAYTLLCPEEFLTGAGGKCMALLEDMLSDMRIEGVITVLKMAEICMSVTFPERNAFLGVKVIWPILIRVIHCLLEGDDLPLVLSVQLSLVSRVILLSSDLFYKAVQEAAASLTEYDHDPGKVLNRLLQVWTENMNLVTQVERWKVVGLGLAALLTTQNATVLERFPAILLNLTEVLNDVMKTEDNGAHVDGLVAPPGSRPPSPLEGRGGAARWGDARGGDCNTPHELRRRRLAAAHPARVIDLRAVVHHQLETLKGQVGAETFDRLIQATDHETLQQIREYIPL from the exons ATGGATCCGAACATCTATGCGATGGTTCTGGAGACCCTGAACCGGGCCACTAGTCAGGATACAGAAGTGTTGAAGCCAGCGGAGAAGAAACTACAGGAATGGGAAATAGAGCCCGGCTTTTATTCTGTACTTTTG GATGTACTTTCAAATCACTCTATCGACGTGAACGTCCGCTGGTTGGCCGTGATGTGTTTCAAAAATGGTGTCGATCGTTATTGGAGGCGTAACGCGCCGAACGCAATCACCGAAGAGGAGAAAATGAAACTCAGACAGGGACTCCTAACAACTAACATACTAGGCGAACCAGTAGCTCAGATTGCTACGCAACAGgcagttttaatttctaaaatagctag GTTTGATTGCCCCACCAATTGGCCTAGTTTAGTACCTGACTTGGTGTGCGCTTTGAAGGCGCCTCAACCACTAGTCCAGCACAGGTCATTGCTGATCTTCCATCACGTCGTGAAAGCGTTGGCTTCAAAGAGGCTGATCGGAGACAGGAGGACATTCCAA GAATTAACCCACTCAGTGTACGCATTCATACTAAACTTATGGCACGAGAACACAGAGTTGTTCCTGCGTCACATCCAAGAGGGCGCCGCAACTGGGCTCATAACCGAACATTTGGAGAAAGCGCTTCTGTGTCTTCGTATACTGAGGAAATTGACCGTATTTGGATTCAAGAAAGCCAATGAAAGCCAAGACGCCGTTGCGTTTTTGAATGTGGTGTACGATAGGGCCAAGACCAGCTTGGAGTGcc GTAAATTACTAAAAGGACGAGGCATATACCCGTTAGAACTATGCGAGAAGTTCATAATACATCTGACCAAAGTGGCCCTGGGAGTGTTGTGTTTCCATCCATTTTCATACGTGCCTCTAATCCGGCCTTCTTTAGAATTCGCGCTCTTTTACTGTTTTACAGAACAG ggCATGTCGTTAATCTACGAAAGGTTTACGATTCAATGCTTGAATATCGTGAAAGGAATATTGCAATGTGTTGAATATAAGCTGCCCAAGGGAGTCGATCAGATTTCTGAGCCat TGACCCTACAAGCCCACCAAGTAAAAATGGAGGTGTTAGATCAGAACACAGTGTGCCACATGTGCCGCCATCTTGTGACGCATTACTTCCTGCTGACGTCCGATGACTTGGCGCTGTGGGACGCGGAGCCCGAGAGCTTCGCTATTGACGAGGCTGGCGAGTCTTGGAAATATAGTCTCAGG ccATGCACTGAAGCCTTATTCCTTGAATTGTTCCAATTCCGCAACGTACTAGCGCCGGAATTGGTCCGGCTTTTGGCATCGCTTCAGCAACGGCCAATCACGCCCGACGACCTGCCCGCCATTTTGAAAAAGGACGCCATTTATAATGCCGTCAGGTTGGCAGCGTTTGATCTCTATGACGAt gtgGATTTTGACGAATGGTTTACAAATGTGCTAAGCCaagaattgaaaatgaaacatAATAACTACAGAATAATAAGGAGAAGAGTTTGTCAACTTATTG GTATCTGGTGCGGCGTACGCGCATCGCAATCACTCAGACCGGCGATGTATGAAGCGCTCATCGAACCTTTAACACAACCCGATGAAGATCCGGCTGTGAAATTAGCAGCCGCCGAAGCGCTCAGAAGCACAATAGACGACTTCAATTTCGATGTGGAACAATTCGCACCATACGCTCCGCACGCGATTGCAGCGCTTTACGAATTATTG GTGGAATCGGAAGAGTGCGATACGAAAATGCACGTCCTCCACGTGGTGTCGTACGTGATGGAGCGGTGCGGCGCGCACGTggcgcgcggcggcggcgcgggcgcgctGTGCGCGCACCTGCCGCAGCTGTGGCAGCACGCCGCCGGACACAACATGCTGCGCGCGGCCGTCTTGTCCGCTACCGTGCACCTGCTCAAG GCAATAGGCGAATGCTCGCCGAACGTTCGGCCTTGGATTGTGAGCGTTGTGAACGAATCCACTCGCTTGTCTGAACCAGCACATGTGTATTTATTAGAAGACGCATTGGAACTGTGGCTAGCCATATTGGAGACCTCGCAGGCTCCCGACCCGCCTACATTGACGCTGGCTGAGAATCTGTGTCCTATATTAG AACAATCAACAGAGCATCTCCGAATAGTCGTATACATAATGCAAGCGTACACACTGTTATGTCCCGAGGAGTTCCTGACAGGCGCTGGCGGGAAATGTATGGCGTTGTTAGAAGACATGTTGAGTGATATGAGAATAGAGGGTGTGATCACCGTATTGAAAATGGCGGAGATTTGCATGAGCGTCACGTTCCCGGAGAGGAACGCGTTCTTAGGCGTCAAAGTTATATGGCCTATTCTCATAAGAGTTATACA TTGTCTGCTAGAAGGAGATGATCTGCCTTTGGTCCTATCAGTGCAGCTGTCACTGGTTTCAAGAGTGATATTGCTATCTTCGGATCTATTCTACAAAGCGGTGCAAGAGGCGGCCGCCTCACTAACTGAATACGACCATGATCCAGGGAAAGTACTAAATAG gttaCTTCAAGTATGGACTGAAAACATGAACCTGGTTACACAGGTGGAAAGGTGGAAGGTAGTAG gTCTAGGATTGGCCGCTCTATTGACGACACAGAACGCGACAGTTCTCGAGCGGTTCCCGGCGATACTACTGAATTTGACTGAAGTGCTGAATGACGTCATGAAGACTGAAGACAATGGTGCTCATGTCGA CGGACTAGTGGCCCCCCCGGGCTCCCGCCCCCCTTCCCCGCTGGAGGGCCGCGGGGGCGCCGCGCGCTGGGGGGACGCGCGGGGCGGGGACTGCAACACGCCGCACGAGCTGCGGAGGAGGAGGCTGGCGGCCGCGCATCCCGCCAGGGTCATCGACCTGCGAGCTGTTGTGCATCATCAG TTGGAGACACTAAAAGGACAAGTCGGCGCAGAAACGTTCGACCGTCTCATACAAGCGACAGACCACGAGACGTTACAGCAAATTAGAGAATACATACCGCTTTGA